One genomic region from Myxococcota bacterium encodes:
- a CDS encoding TetR/AcrR family transcriptional regulator: MPKRAQRRPYQRGIETRTRLVEAALHEFSEKGFEGASTRSMAGRAGVAQSAVRHHFATKEALWRAAADHVFVPLRDQYEARVASLADVDERTRLRLVIRDLVRFAAAHPELLRLMVQEGIHPSARSRWLQERHLRPLLEALTAQWQALESEGLRLPAPPTLLQYMVIGASSVPYSVAGEYERFSGQDPFDKDAIEAHADAVVALFLPETTTEREAKR, from the coding sequence ATGCCGAAGCGAGCGCAGCGCAGGCCCTATCAGCGCGGGATCGAGACGCGCACGCGGCTCGTCGAGGCCGCGTTGCACGAGTTCTCCGAGAAGGGCTTCGAAGGTGCGTCGACGCGCTCCATGGCGGGGCGCGCCGGGGTCGCCCAGTCGGCGGTCCGTCATCACTTCGCGACGAAGGAAGCACTCTGGCGCGCGGCGGCAGACCACGTCTTCGTCCCGCTTCGCGACCAGTACGAAGCGCGTGTGGCCAGCCTCGCCGACGTCGACGAACGCACGCGACTCCGCCTGGTGATTCGGGATCTGGTCCGCTTTGCGGCCGCCCATCCCGAACTCTTGCGCTTGATGGTGCAGGAGGGCATTCACCCGAGCGCCCGCTCCCGGTGGCTGCAAGAGCGCCATCTCCGGCCCCTGCTCGAGGCACTCACCGCCCAGTGGCAGGCCCTCGAGTCGGAAGGCCTCCGGCTTCCCGCGCCGCCGACGCTGCTGCAGTACATGGTGATCGGAGCTTCGTCGGTCCCCTATTCGGTCGCGGGCGAGTACGAACGCTTCTCGGGACAGGATCCCTTCGACAAAGACGCGATCGAAGCCCACGCGGACGCCGTTGTCGCGCTCTTCCTGCCCGAGACCACGACCGAGCGCGAGGCGAAACGATGA
- a CDS encoding glutathione S-transferase family protein — MDPTEFEALVVGANAEIERPYQDIAAPGGPTPSARPRFELYHAAPSLCSHKVRFALAEKGLPFRSHALRIVPAGRAIPHNYRPGYVRLRLAGAPGSNYVSGFTGRSSVDTEGFDPAVVPTLVDHEATRVIVDSALICDYLDREAGTGPALRPASASDAIDEQIAIVDRAPHVALLYGANPAGDHRPGLIARAIRGVHARKEVALRRAMEKLSDDDTDLRAAYESKIAKERAAARFVASPTSMGTIVGQMQEGVEALERSLEKHGGDWACGGELTLADIAWGPSLFRMRWIGIGHLFAPDGACPRVAAYAERLFARPAFRAMVVEWPGAHTPSRHVPEMNTLGFKARAIWHVLRHGP; from the coding sequence ATGGACCCGACCGAGTTCGAAGCCCTGGTCGTCGGAGCGAACGCCGAGATCGAACGGCCCTATCAGGACATCGCGGCGCCCGGCGGGCCGACGCCATCCGCGCGCCCGCGCTTCGAGCTCTACCACGCGGCCCCTTCCCTCTGTTCCCACAAGGTGCGCTTCGCCCTTGCCGAGAAGGGGCTGCCGTTTCGATCCCACGCACTCCGCATCGTGCCCGCCGGGCGGGCGATCCCGCACAACTATCGGCCGGGCTACGTCCGCTTGCGTTTGGCGGGCGCACCCGGGTCCAACTACGTCTCGGGCTTCACGGGGCGTTCCTCCGTCGACACCGAGGGCTTCGATCCGGCGGTGGTGCCCACGCTCGTCGATCACGAAGCGACCCGCGTGATCGTCGATTCAGCGCTCATCTGCGACTACCTGGATCGCGAGGCGGGGACGGGCCCTGCGCTGCGGCCAGCGTCCGCCTCCGACGCCATCGACGAACAGATCGCCATCGTCGACCGCGCGCCCCACGTGGCTTTGCTCTACGGCGCGAATCCAGCGGGAGACCATCGTCCTGGCCTGATCGCGAGAGCGATTCGCGGCGTGCACGCCCGCAAAGAGGTCGCCTTGCGCAGGGCGATGGAGAAGCTCTCCGACGACGACACCGATCTGCGGGCCGCGTACGAGAGCAAGATTGCCAAGGAGCGGGCCGCCGCCCGCTTCGTTGCGTCTCCGACGTCGATGGGCACGATCGTCGGACAGATGCAGGAAGGGGTGGAGGCGCTCGAGAGGTCGCTCGAGAAGCACGGCGGGGACTGGGCCTGCGGCGGCGAGCTCACGCTCGCCGATATCGCCTGGGGACCGAGCCTGTTCCGGATGCGCTGGATCGGCATCGGCCATCTCTTCGCGCCGGACGGCGCCTGTCCGCGTGTTGCCGCCTATGCTGAACGCCTCTTCGCGCGGCCGGCGTTCCGTGCGATGGTCGTCGAGTGGCCCGGGGCCCACACCCCATCGCGCCACGTCCCCGAGATGAACACGCTCGGCTTCAAGGCGCGCGCGATCTGGCACGTGCTCCGTCACGGCCCCTAG
- a CDS encoding FAD-dependent monooxygenase has protein sequence MSEPIHTPVLIIGAGPTGLVLSILLSRFGVDSLLVERNPSTCDHPQAHVVNQRSMEIFRALGIDEEIRAAALPLERGGHVRWVRSMSGDEFARLSLVPKREALPSLAALSPSPPVSCAQDRIEPRLSALARKGPGRVEFGSELVSLEPDDDGVSARVRTAEGEREVRAAWVVGCDGAGSTTRRLIGIPMEGPEALAHVVGIYFHADLDALAAERPAILYWTIDTEVPGTFIALDGSQRWVFHAAWDDQRVSLESYTEARCTEILRRAIGRDVPVEIRSVRPWTMTAQVATRYREGRVLLAGDAAHRFPPTGGFGMNTGVQDAHNLAWKLALVIADQAGAPLIDSYESERKPVGQGNCDWSVRNAAGLASVIGSGAAHQAQRLADGDVTFEALSAEIQALAEREAGHFGAIGRDLGFHYETGAILADGTDAPLRADPDREYVPNARPGARAPHFGLIQDRRVMSSLDLFEGRWTLVASPECADAWRDAAQAAPLPIAVEIVGEDIEDPNDAFPSLYGVEDGAVLVRPDGHVAWRTRAAPDDPERALAVALRSLLGGDTA, from the coding sequence ATGAGCGAACCGATCCACACCCCGGTCCTGATCATCGGCGCCGGGCCGACCGGCCTCGTGCTTTCGATCCTGCTGTCCCGATTCGGCGTCGACTCCCTGCTCGTCGAGCGCAACCCTTCGACCTGCGATCACCCCCAGGCCCACGTCGTGAACCAGCGCTCGATGGAGATCTTTCGCGCGCTGGGCATCGACGAAGAGATCCGTGCGGCCGCCCTGCCGCTGGAACGCGGCGGCCATGTGCGCTGGGTGCGATCGATGAGTGGCGACGAGTTCGCGCGCCTCTCGCTGGTTCCCAAGCGCGAAGCCCTCCCCTCCCTCGCGGCGCTGAGCCCGTCCCCTCCCGTGTCGTGCGCCCAGGACCGAATCGAACCGCGTCTGTCCGCGCTCGCCCGGAAGGGCCCGGGGCGGGTCGAGTTCGGCTCCGAACTCGTGTCGCTGGAACCCGACGACGACGGCGTGTCGGCCCGCGTGCGCACGGCCGAGGGCGAGCGGGAGGTTCGCGCCGCTTGGGTGGTGGGTTGCGACGGCGCGGGCAGCACCACGCGCCGGCTCATCGGCATCCCGATGGAAGGGCCGGAGGCGCTCGCCCACGTGGTCGGCATCTACTTCCACGCCGACCTCGACGCGCTGGCCGCAGAGCGACCCGCCATCCTCTACTGGACGATCGACACGGAAGTTCCGGGCACCTTCATCGCATTGGACGGCAGCCAACGCTGGGTCTTCCACGCTGCCTGGGACGACCAGCGCGTCTCTCTCGAGAGCTACACGGAAGCGCGTTGCACCGAGATCCTACGCCGCGCGATCGGACGCGACGTCCCCGTCGAGATCCGCTCGGTCCGGCCGTGGACGATGACGGCGCAGGTCGCGACACGCTATCGGGAGGGTCGGGTCCTGCTCGCGGGAGACGCTGCGCATCGTTTCCCGCCCACCGGCGGCTTCGGCATGAATACCGGTGTGCAGGATGCGCACAACCTGGCCTGGAAGCTCGCGCTGGTCATCGCCGACCAGGCCGGCGCGCCACTCATCGACAGCTACGAGAGTGAGCGCAAACCGGTGGGCCAGGGCAATTGCGATTGGAGTGTGCGGAACGCGGCCGGCCTCGCCAGCGTCATCGGGAGCGGGGCCGCCCACCAGGCCCAGAGACTCGCGGATGGAGACGTGACGTTCGAAGCCCTGTCGGCGGAGATTCAAGCGCTCGCCGAGCGCGAGGCCGGCCACTTCGGCGCGATCGGCCGCGATCTGGGTTTCCACTACGAAACGGGAGCGATCCTCGCCGACGGCACGGACGCCCCACTGCGCGCCGATCCGGACCGCGAGTACGTCCCGAACGCGCGGCCGGGTGCACGCGCACCCCACTTCGGCCTGATCCAGGACCGACGCGTGATGTCGAGCCTCGACCTCTTCGAAGGCCGTTGGACCTTGGTCGCCAGCCCCGAGTGCGCGGACGCGTGGCGCGACGCGGCGCAGGCCGCCCCCTTGCCGATCGCTGTCGAGATCGTCGGAGAGGACATCGAAGATCCGAACGACGCGTTCCCGTCGCTCTATGGCGTCGAGGACGGAGCCGTCCTGGTGCGTCCCGATGGTCACGTGGCATGGCGGACGCGAGCCGCACCCGACGATCCCGAGCGGGCGCTTGCGGTCGCCCTTCGCAGCCTGCTCGGCGGCGACACGGCCTGA
- a CDS encoding coniferyl aldehyde dehydrogenase — protein sequence MSVEETLRAKLETMRAAQRASGIPTAAVRKERLQKCVDLLVDNQDAIVKALDADYAGRPEPLTLMSEVMMPINHLKDALKKLDTWMKPERRKVQFPLGLFGARAELRYQPKGVVGIMSPWNFPIAMIVNPLTTALAAGNRVMIKPSEFNPATAELLAEIFPKYFAEDEIAVITGGPEVGAAFSALPLNHILFTGATTIGRKVMEAASANLTPVTLELGGKSPTIVSRSADIVATAERIAFGKCNNAGQVCLSPDYVFVPRESVDTFVETCRESFRAQYPTVLGNPDYTAVINDRHYARIRMYLEEIRESGARLENLGTEEPKEGDRRIPIHIVVDPGEELAVMNDEIFGPVMIVKSYDRVEDCIDYINDRPTPLGLYYFGKDHAEQEQVLNQTLSGGVTINDVIMHVSCVDLPFGGVGDSGLGNYHGREGFKTFSHARGVFTDGKLNLAKLAGLMPPYTEKTKQRLGSQIKK from the coding sequence ATGTCAGTCGAAGAGACCCTGCGGGCGAAGCTCGAAACCATGCGCGCCGCCCAGCGTGCGAGCGGCATCCCGACCGCCGCCGTCCGGAAGGAGCGCCTGCAGAAGTGCGTGGACCTCCTGGTCGACAACCAGGACGCGATCGTGAAGGCCCTCGACGCGGACTACGCCGGGCGTCCCGAGCCGCTGACGCTGATGTCCGAAGTGATGATGCCGATCAATCACTTGAAGGACGCCCTCAAGAAACTCGACACCTGGATGAAGCCCGAGCGGCGAAAGGTGCAGTTCCCCCTCGGACTCTTCGGTGCGCGCGCTGAGCTGCGCTACCAGCCGAAGGGCGTGGTGGGCATCATGTCCCCCTGGAACTTCCCGATCGCCATGATCGTGAACCCGCTGACCACCGCGCTCGCGGCGGGCAACCGGGTGATGATCAAACCCTCCGAGTTCAACCCGGCAACGGCGGAGCTCCTGGCCGAGATCTTCCCGAAGTACTTCGCCGAGGACGAGATCGCGGTCATCACCGGCGGTCCCGAGGTCGGCGCGGCCTTCTCGGCGCTGCCGCTCAATCACATCCTGTTCACGGGAGCGACCACGATCGGCCGCAAAGTGATGGAGGCGGCGAGCGCCAACCTGACCCCGGTGACGCTCGAGCTCGGCGGCAAGTCGCCGACGATCGTGAGTCGCTCGGCCGACATCGTCGCGACGGCGGAGCGCATCGCGTTCGGGAAGTGCAACAACGCGGGGCAGGTCTGCCTGTCGCCGGACTACGTCTTCGTGCCCCGGGAGTCGGTCGACACCTTCGTCGAGACCTGCCGCGAGAGCTTCCGCGCCCAGTACCCGACGGTCCTCGGGAACCCGGACTACACCGCGGTGATCAACGACCGCCACTACGCCCGGATCCGCATGTATCTCGAAGAGATCCGGGAGTCCGGCGCGCGCCTCGAGAACCTGGGAACCGAGGAGCCGAAGGAAGGCGACCGCCGGATTCCGATCCACATCGTGGTCGACCCGGGCGAAGAGCTCGCAGTGATGAACGACGAGATCTTCGGTCCGGTCATGATCGTGAAGAGCTACGACCGGGTCGAAGACTGCATCGACTACATCAACGACCGGCCGACGCCGCTGGGCCTCTACTATTTCGGGAAGGATCACGCCGAGCAGGAGCAGGTGCTGAACCAGACGCTCTCGGGCGGCGTGACGATCAACGACGTCATCATGCACGTCTCCTGCGTCGACCTGCCCTTCGGCGGGGTGGGCGACAGCGGCCTCGGGAACTACCACGGCCGCGAGGGCTTCAAGACCTTCAGCCACGCCCGCGGCGTGTTCACCGATGGGAAGCTGAACCTTGCGAAGCTCGCCGGCCTGATGCCGCCCTACACCGAGAAGACGAAGCAGCGGCTCGGCAGCCAGATCAAGAAGTAG
- a CDS encoding DUF4336 domain-containing protein, with amino-acid sequence MRTSPLQPFGDGLWICDGPRVRLLTIPFATRMTVVETTPGSLWVHSPFDPTPGVGEAVDALGTVRWIVAPNKIHSLGVVPWKERYPEAEVWVSPGFRDRHPKLPADHVIGTGETPAWADAIEAHVFQGNVILDEVVFFHARSKALILTDLIQRHDPALESWFWRLVKGWVGVLGDSGGTARDLRSTFRDRDAARVSAEALLRWDFDRVVISHGSCITQDTRATVERAFAWALA; translated from the coding sequence ATGCGCACGAGCCCGCTCCAACCCTTCGGCGACGGCCTCTGGATCTGCGACGGTCCGCGCGTTCGGTTGCTGACCATCCCTTTCGCGACGCGCATGACCGTGGTCGAGACGACCCCGGGGTCGCTCTGGGTGCATTCGCCGTTCGATCCGACCCCTGGGGTCGGGGAGGCGGTCGACGCGCTGGGCACCGTGCGCTGGATCGTGGCCCCGAACAAGATCCACAGCCTCGGCGTCGTTCCGTGGAAGGAGCGCTACCCGGAAGCCGAGGTGTGGGTGTCTCCCGGGTTTCGCGACCGGCACCCGAAGCTCCCCGCCGATCACGTGATTGGCACGGGGGAAACGCCGGCCTGGGCCGATGCGATCGAAGCGCACGTCTTCCAGGGGAACGTCATTCTCGACGAGGTCGTGTTCTTTCACGCGCGCTCGAAGGCCCTGATCCTGACGGATCTCATCCAGCGTCACGATCCCGCGCTGGAGTCCTGGTTCTGGCGGCTCGTGAAGGGCTGGGTGGGTGTGCTCGGCGATTCGGGTGGGACCGCCCGGGACCTACGCAGCACCTTCCGCGATCGCGACGCGGCGCGGGTCAGCGCGGAGGCACTCCTCCGCTGGGACTTCGACCGCGTCGTGATTTCCCACGGCAGCTGCATCACCCAAGACACGCGCGCCACCGTCGAGCGGGCGTTCGCGTGGGCGTTGGCCTAG
- a CDS encoding VOC family protein gives MSDVIRPAKLAHVVFRTKRYRELIDWYRCVVGAEITHSSEMVTFLYYDDEHHRLAFLNMPHLPEHTRAMPGVDHIAFTYANLSDLLATYERLKQEGIEPVWPVNHGATTSLYYKDPDENVVELQIDNFASREETDAFLTDGRFAINPVGIDFDPDALLARHRAGESDDVLTRWPDQVEPRTSPPPKAYLG, from the coding sequence ATGAGCGATGTCATCCGGCCCGCGAAGCTCGCCCACGTGGTGTTTCGAACGAAGCGCTACCGGGAGCTGATCGACTGGTACCGCTGTGTCGTCGGAGCGGAGATCACCCACTCGAGCGAGATGGTGACGTTCCTCTACTACGACGACGAGCACCACCGGCTCGCGTTCCTCAACATGCCCCACCTCCCCGAGCACACGCGTGCGATGCCCGGCGTGGACCACATCGCCTTCACCTACGCGAACCTTTCCGACCTCCTCGCCACCTACGAGCGCCTGAAGCAGGAGGGAATCGAGCCGGTCTGGCCGGTGAACCACGGCGCGACGACGTCGCTCTACTACAAGGATCCCGACGAGAACGTCGTCGAGCTCCAGATCGACAACTTCGCCTCTCGCGAAGAGACCGACGCCTTCCTGACCGACGGCCGTTTCGCGATCAATCCAGTCGGGATCGATTTCGACCCGGACGCGCTCCTGGCGCGACACAGAGCCGGCGAGAGCGACGACGTCCTCACGCGCTGGCCGGACCAGGTCGAGCCGCGCACGAGTCCGCCGCCGAAGGCCTATCTGGGATAG
- a CDS encoding AAA family ATPase, with product GGLCLIEGDPGIGKTRLARELAESPEASALRVAWGRGWEAGRAPSYFLWTQVLRQLLRGRTPATPLPSVLEPLVGETDVSVQASELDRGDDDARFRLQDALASWLLREAEAQPILLVLDDLHAVGVASVQLLQFVARQLPGMRVLVVGTRRPILRQGDDAVAEALAKLGREATRLPLAGLPPEQSRALVAARLGDAPSDAWCDALHRISRGNPLLLEELTARLPATADEVSGPDAFPYAAGEAGVALRESVRERLAGLAEETRRVVRAAAVVGTDFDVPLLAAMVEIDSGRAARAVDEALSSHLLVPSQASGAGFAFAHDLFRENVYDALELEERARLHELAGIAFQSGAPSAGHRHEIEAARHWVAAVRPWLPSAANPMAHATAHGAPDRERMGRARDQANRAAELTFAQNAYEDACELYRHACRIGEALGDDEGGVIESLIGLARAERDAGDLNGARRSMADALTRARAAGAPELFARAAITGASVLSESGSEARERIALLEEALAGLPEVDSGIRALTLGRLAEACYFAGNRERVEELGNAAVEMARRLGDRAVLANTLASLPFTLWGPDTVDARLSASREAIQLAGELDRGKDLLSARMWRSAALLEIGDLAAVDEQVEVFAREAERFGLPKFLWHAEMTRGMRALMSGRLSEVAGHGERAMQYAGRTDQAEAAIQFLGSQQFALRRERGDLAELEPFIRRNVAELEGRPIWQGALSLLYAETDRPDAARKLLDTFAPDFSDLPRDGNWLASCAAVATACFETEHATRSRVLYAQLEPYADRNAVIGNGAVFLGPVARFLGMLASAAGEPAAADAHFAAARIPLEAAGATQLVTRMRFEWALSRARRDGGSVDLRSELAAIEEVARACDMHRVAARTNALSADLSGRSEGGAPPDLDRAAFSAALRKAMRVVDRPDLLKENPLTRLAQAREGPGASTDQAAAALGDLIRAECETFRGSAHDEIYFRVLERTYFGRPTKQQEAAADLALSYATYRRHHAEALRRLGERLWARLGEA from the coding sequence GGGGGCCTCTGCCTGATCGAGGGAGATCCCGGGATCGGGAAGACACGCCTCGCCCGGGAGCTCGCCGAGAGCCCGGAGGCGAGCGCGCTCCGGGTGGCCTGGGGGCGGGGCTGGGAGGCGGGCCGCGCGCCTTCCTACTTCCTGTGGACCCAGGTCCTGCGCCAGCTCCTACGCGGCCGGACTCCCGCGACGCCACTGCCGTCAGTGCTCGAGCCCCTGGTCGGCGAGACGGACGTGTCGGTTCAGGCGTCCGAACTCGACCGCGGCGACGACGATGCCCGGTTTCGCCTGCAGGATGCCCTCGCGTCGTGGCTGCTCCGCGAAGCCGAGGCTCAGCCGATCCTCCTGGTGCTCGACGATCTCCATGCGGTGGGTGTCGCCTCGGTGCAGCTGCTCCAGTTCGTCGCGCGCCAACTTCCCGGGATGCGCGTCCTGGTGGTGGGTACGCGCCGCCCGATCCTGCGTCAGGGCGACGACGCCGTGGCCGAGGCATTGGCGAAGCTGGGGCGCGAGGCGACGCGGCTCCCGCTGGCGGGGCTCCCGCCCGAGCAGTCCCGGGCCCTCGTCGCGGCGCGCCTCGGGGATGCGCCGAGCGACGCGTGGTGCGACGCCCTGCACCGCATCAGCCGGGGCAATCCACTCTTGCTCGAGGAACTGACCGCGCGCCTTCCCGCGACTGCCGACGAGGTGAGCGGCCCGGACGCGTTTCCCTACGCCGCCGGTGAAGCCGGGGTCGCCCTGCGCGAGAGCGTCCGCGAGCGGCTCGCCGGGCTCGCTGAGGAGACGCGCCGGGTCGTGCGCGCGGCCGCCGTGGTCGGCACGGACTTCGATGTGCCGTTGCTGGCCGCCATGGTCGAGATCGACTCCGGGCGCGCCGCGCGTGCGGTCGACGAAGCGTTGAGCAGCCATCTGCTGGTTCCATCGCAAGCGTCGGGAGCCGGGTTCGCGTTCGCGCACGATCTCTTCCGCGAGAACGTCTACGACGCCCTCGAACTCGAGGAGCGGGCGCGTCTCCATGAGCTGGCGGGAATCGCCTTTCAATCGGGCGCTCCCAGCGCGGGACACCGTCACGAGATCGAGGCAGCGCGCCATTGGGTCGCGGCTGTGCGTCCCTGGCTGCCCTCGGCTGCGAACCCGATGGCCCACGCGACGGCCCACGGCGCACCCGATCGTGAGCGAATGGGGCGTGCGCGCGACCAGGCGAACCGCGCCGCAGAGCTCACGTTTGCCCAGAATGCCTACGAGGATGCCTGCGAGCTGTACCGGCACGCGTGCCGCATCGGGGAAGCGCTCGGCGACGACGAAGGGGGCGTCATCGAGAGCCTGATCGGGCTGGCGAGAGCGGAGCGCGACGCGGGAGATCTGAACGGCGCGCGTCGCAGCATGGCGGACGCGCTCACGCGGGCACGCGCCGCGGGGGCGCCGGAACTCTTTGCCCGGGCCGCGATCACCGGGGCGTCCGTGCTCTCCGAGTCGGGGAGCGAGGCGCGAGAGCGGATCGCACTGCTGGAGGAAGCACTGGCCGGGCTGCCGGAGGTCGACAGCGGAATCCGGGCCCTCACGCTGGGACGCCTCGCCGAGGCCTGCTACTTCGCCGGCAACCGCGAACGCGTCGAGGAGCTCGGCAATGCAGCCGTGGAGATGGCCCGGCGTCTCGGCGACCGCGCCGTCCTGGCGAACACCCTGGCGTCGCTGCCCTTCACGCTGTGGGGGCCCGACACCGTGGACGCGCGGCTCTCGGCGTCCCGGGAGGCGATCCAGCTCGCCGGGGAGCTGGACCGGGGCAAGGACCTTCTGAGTGCGCGAATGTGGCGGTCGGCAGCGCTGCTGGAGATTGGAGACCTGGCGGCGGTCGACGAGCAGGTCGAGGTCTTCGCGCGAGAGGCGGAGCGCTTCGGGTTGCCGAAGTTTCTGTGGCACGCGGAGATGACGCGCGGCATGCGGGCGCTCATGTCCGGTCGCCTGTCGGAGGTCGCGGGCCACGGCGAACGCGCGATGCAGTACGCCGGTCGGACGGACCAGGCCGAAGCCGCCATCCAGTTCCTCGGCTCCCAGCAGTTCGCGCTGCGACGCGAGCGCGGCGACCTCGCCGAGCTCGAGCCGTTCATCCGCCGCAACGTCGCCGAACTCGAGGGCAGGCCGATCTGGCAAGGGGCGCTGTCCTTGCTCTACGCAGAGACCGACCGTCCCGACGCGGCGCGCAAGCTGCTCGACACGTTCGCGCCCGACTTCTCGGACCTACCGCGGGACGGCAACTGGCTCGCTTCGTGTGCGGCCGTGGCGACGGCCTGCTTCGAGACCGAGCACGCGACGCGTTCGCGCGTACTCTACGCCCAGCTCGAACCCTATGCGGACCGCAACGCGGTGATCGGAAACGGCGCCGTGTTCCTCGGGCCGGTCGCCCGATTCCTGGGCATGCTGGCCTCGGCCGCGGGAGAACCGGCTGCTGCGGACGCGCATTTCGCGGCTGCGCGGATCCCGCTGGAAGCGGCCGGAGCCACGCAGCTCGTCACGCGGATGCGGTTCGAGTGGGCGCTCTCCCGCGCGCGTCGCGACGGTGGGTCCGTCGACCTGCGCTCCGAGCTCGCGGCGATCGAGGAGGTGGCGCGGGCCTGCGACATGCACCGCGTGGCGGCGCGAACGAACGCCCTCAGCGCGGACCTCTCGGGCCGGTCGGAAGGGGGGGCGCCGCCCGACCTCGACCGCGCCGCGTTCTCCGCCGCGTTGCGCAAGGCGATGCGCGTCGTGGATCGACCGGATCTCCTGAAGGAGAACCCGTTGACGCGTCTGGCCCAGGCCCGAGAGGGGCCGGGCGCCTCCACGGACCAGGCCGCTGCGGCGCTGGGGGATCTCATCCGCGCCGAGTGCGAGACCTTTCGCGGCTCGGCCCATGACGAGATCTATTTCCGCGTCCTCGAGCGGACCTACTTCGGGCGCCCGACGAAGCAGCAGGAAGCGGCCGCCGACCTGGCGCTCTCGTATGCGACGTATCGTCGCCACCACGCCGAGGCCCTGCGCCGGCTCGGCGAGCGACTCTGGGCCCGGCTGGGCGAAGCCTGA
- a CDS encoding fumarylacetoacetate hydrolase family protein: MKFYSTDRGIAREAENGRLEVLDVPEADLGARLGTDPMLEEARTAPVRETVDRSEVRLRAPVPAPGKVIGIGINYASHVEETRENLARLGVQVPDHPVFFLAPGTAVVGPEDPIVLPKVAPDRVDYEIELTAVVGRAGFQIEEADALSHVAGYTLGNDVSARDVQRTAMSSPTFELSQAKGIDGFKPLGPSLVTADEFPEPLDVHLVTRVNGEIRQDARTTEFVHSVARCIAEITRFMRLEPGDVILTGSPAGVGAARGVFLKPGDVVELTADKIGTLRSNVVTAD; the protein is encoded by the coding sequence ATGAAGTTCTATTCCACCGACCGGGGGATTGCTCGCGAGGCCGAGAACGGCCGCCTCGAGGTCCTGGACGTACCCGAAGCGGATCTCGGTGCACGGCTCGGAACCGACCCGATGCTCGAGGAGGCCCGCACCGCGCCCGTGCGCGAGACGGTCGATCGCTCCGAGGTTCGGTTGCGGGCCCCGGTCCCCGCCCCCGGGAAGGTGATCGGGATCGGGATCAACTACGCGAGTCACGTGGAGGAGACCCGGGAGAACCTCGCGCGTCTCGGCGTCCAGGTACCGGACCATCCAGTGTTCTTCCTGGCGCCGGGAACCGCGGTCGTCGGGCCCGAGGACCCGATCGTTCTGCCGAAGGTCGCGCCCGACAGGGTGGACTACGAGATCGAGCTCACCGCCGTCGTCGGTCGCGCCGGGTTCCAGATCGAAGAGGCCGACGCCCTCTCCCACGTCGCGGGTTACACCTTGGGAAACGACGTCTCGGCTCGGGACGTCCAGCGAACCGCGATGTCCTCGCCCACGTTCGAGCTGAGCCAGGCGAAGGGGATCGATGGGTTCAAACCGCTCGGGCCCTCCCTGGTGACGGCCGACGAGTTTCCCGAACCGCTCGACGTTCACCTCGTCACGCGCGTCAACGGAGAGATCCGACAAGACGCGCGCACGACCGAGTTCGTGCACTCGGTGGCGCGCTGCATCGCCGAGATCACCCGGTTCATGCGGCTCGAGCCGGGTGATGTGATCCTGACCGGATCGCCGGCGGGGGTCGGCGCAGCGCGCGGCGTGTTCTTGAAGCCGGGCGACGTGGTCGAACTCACCGCCGACAAGATCGGGACCCTCCGCAGCAACGTGGTCACCGCCGACTGA
- a CDS encoding class I SAM-dependent methyltransferase, producing the protein MTKKTDDPNAPLPPHSTLTAYYAADEERSAYVRDVFDRSAEHYDTIERIFGNGGLVYRRWAMKINGMKPGMKVLDVAIGTAAVASNAAKIVGPTGQVFGVDPNRAMMREAAKKFDGPLTQGVAQALPFADNTFDFVTMGLALRHVSDLKAAFSEYYRVLKPGGKLWILEGHIATSKIGYALTWLMWAKIVPGLTLLFTRSSDAKEFMDYYWDTVDQCVPPEGIVAALDAVGFQHARTNVTMPGAFCEYKGQKAAV; encoded by the coding sequence ATGACGAAGAAGACCGACGATCCGAACGCGCCGCTGCCGCCGCACAGCACGCTCACCGCCTACTACGCCGCCGACGAAGAGCGCAGCGCCTACGTGCGCGACGTCTTCGACCGCTCGGCCGAGCACTACGACACGATCGAGCGGATCTTCGGCAACGGCGGCCTCGTCTACCGGCGCTGGGCGATGAAGATCAACGGCATGAAGCCCGGGATGAAGGTGCTCGACGTGGCGATCGGGACGGCCGCGGTGGCCTCCAACGCCGCCAAGATCGTCGGCCCCACGGGCCAGGTGTTCGGCGTCGATCCGAACCGCGCGATGATGCGCGAGGCCGCGAAGAAGTTCGACGGGCCCCTCACCCAGGGTGTGGCCCAGGCACTTCCCTTCGCCGACAACACCTTCGACTTCGTGACGATGGGGCTCGCGCTCCGGCACGTGTCGGATCTGAAGGCTGCGTTCTCCGAGTACTACCGCGTGCTCAAGCCGGGCGGGAAGCTCTGGATCCTCGAGGGCCACATCGCCACCTCGAAGATCGGCTACGCACTCACCTGGCTGATGTGGGCGAAGATCGTGCCGGGCCTCACGCTGCTCTTCACCCGGAGCTCCGATGCCAAAGAGTTCATGGACTACTACTGGGATACAGTCGACCAGTGTGTTCCGCCCGAGGGAATCGTCGCGGCGCTCGACGCGGTCGGGTTCCAGCACGCGCGCACCAACGTCACCATGCCGGGCGCCTTCTGCGAGTACAAGGGGCAGAAGGCCGCCGTCTAG